The proteins below are encoded in one region of Pseudomonas entomophila L48:
- a CDS encoding AbrB family transcriptional regulator, whose product MNPLLQCLMPIPIAALGAWGGYLSGLPLGTLIGAVCTVTLAGKLGLNMRMPLPFVATVQLLLGLSVGSTVTASMLGELSDISILAGLLVCMGLQILVGYNWLRRYERWSHLESLLGAMPGAMAAVMTVSGEQGPSSGRIAFVHIVRLLALLLVVTLIAGGQGSGATASNGNLDDYLRLVPPALMAVIAGYLLERLEVPAPYMLTGVMCAAAVNIGYPEASLQVPAPVATAALILLGGLIGIRLRDITLRDVLRHVRAGLVVTSLTLCCTVLVALAASRLTDRPFLALFMSWVPGGVEVMTAAALLLKLDPAFVMLNHVVRMTLIHLAPAVLPRRLLREQPTR is encoded by the coding sequence ATGAATCCACTCTTGCAATGCCTGATGCCCATCCCTATTGCAGCCCTGGGCGCCTGGGGTGGCTACCTGAGCGGCCTGCCACTGGGCACGCTGATCGGCGCGGTCTGCACTGTCACGCTGGCCGGCAAGCTGGGCCTGAACATGCGCATGCCGTTGCCGTTCGTGGCCACGGTGCAGTTGCTGCTCGGCCTCAGCGTTGGCTCCACGGTGACGGCCTCGATGCTGGGCGAGTTGAGCGATATCAGCATCCTGGCCGGGTTGCTGGTGTGCATGGGCCTGCAGATCCTGGTGGGTTACAACTGGTTGCGCCGGTACGAGCGTTGGAGCCATCTGGAGAGCCTGCTTGGCGCCATGCCGGGGGCGATGGCGGCGGTCATGACGGTGTCGGGCGAACAGGGGCCGTCCTCCGGGCGGATCGCCTTCGTGCATATCGTCAGGCTGCTTGCCCTGTTGCTGGTGGTCACGCTGATCGCCGGTGGGCAGGGGAGTGGCGCGACAGCGAGCAACGGCAACCTGGACGACTACCTGCGGCTTGTGCCGCCCGCGCTGATGGCCGTGATCGCCGGTTACCTGCTGGAACGCCTGGAGGTGCCCGCGCCGTACATGCTCACCGGCGTGATGTGCGCTGCGGCGGTGAACATTGGTTACCCCGAGGCAAGCCTGCAGGTACCGGCCCCCGTGGCCACCGCCGCACTCATTCTACTGGGGGGGCTGATCGGCATCCGCCTGCGGGATATCACCTTGCGCGATGTACTGCGTCATGTGCGCGCCGGCCTGGTGGTCACCTCGCTGACGCTCTGCTGCACCGTGCTGGTGGCCCTGGCGGCCAGCCGGTTGACGGACAGACCGTTCCTCGCCCTGTTCATGTCCTGGGTGCCGGGCGGGGTGGAAGTGATGACGGCGGCGGCGTTGCTGCTGAAGCTCGATCCGGCGTTCGTGATGCTCAATCACGTGGTACGCATGACCCTCATCCATCTGGCGCCGGCTGTACTGCCCAGGCGATTGCTGCGTGAGCAGCCGACCCGCTGA
- a CDS encoding c-type cytochrome: MPSSTTLLSAAALTAFALLLGGCRDEPEPVTPAGARVPADPALATLYANTCKTCHANPASGAPLAGDAAAWSPRLAQGVDRLLEHSINGYKGMPPMGLCMQCSEAQFLALIGFMSGQSVH, from the coding sequence ATGCCGTCATCCACGACACTGCTGTCAGCCGCCGCGCTGACCGCCTTCGCCTTGCTGCTCGGCGGCTGCCGGGACGAGCCGGAACCCGTCACCCCTGCTGGCGCAAGGGTGCCCGCCGACCCGGCCCTGGCCACGCTCTACGCCAACACCTGCAAGACCTGTCACGCCAACCCAGCCTCAGGTGCGCCGTTGGCGGGTGACGCGGCGGCCTGGTCACCCCGGCTCGCACAGGGCGTGGACCGCCTGCTGGAGCACAGCATCAACGGCTACAAGGGCATGCCGCCCATGGGCCTGTGCATGCAGTGTTCCGAGGCGCAGTTCCTGGCCCTGATCGGTTTCATGTCCGGCCAGTCGGTCCACTGA
- a CDS encoding AraC family transcriptional regulator, translating into MPSTTLDPQLDLALASPFMLQTLTQVASDRGVSSERLCRGLGFTPQELQDPTQRIACRQAVTLIQRALEALPEQGLGLWVGHRNVLGTLGLLGHVLSLCKTLRDAFEIGARYQHTSGGMAVYSLEEGATESVIEVECRLPAADIQVFAVEEFLASLMVYGRALIGTEFRPLRFEFTHGAPRYLETYTRLLGPNVAFGCLHNRMVIASHWLDQPLPGHQPVALRQALKLLELECAPVQEKASLLQAVERAIVRDLQHGCRIDKVASDLNMSSRTLRRHLVEHGITFDGLQEQVRQARATSLLGNPRMPIERVAEALGYSDVRGFRRAFKRWTGLSPSAWRENAPALRSTLHL; encoded by the coding sequence ATGCCCAGCACCACCCTTGACCCGCAACTCGATCTCGCCCTGGCGTCACCCTTCATGCTGCAGACCCTGACCCAGGTCGCCAGTGACCGGGGCGTCAGCAGCGAACGCCTGTGCCGCGGGCTTGGATTCACGCCGCAAGAGTTGCAGGACCCCACCCAACGCATCGCTTGCCGCCAGGCGGTGACGCTGATCCAGCGTGCGCTCGAAGCCCTGCCGGAGCAGGGTCTTGGCCTGTGGGTCGGCCATCGCAATGTGCTCGGCACCTTGGGGTTGCTCGGCCATGTGCTGTCGCTGTGCAAGACACTGCGCGATGCCTTCGAGATCGGTGCGCGCTATCAGCACACCAGCGGTGGCATGGCGGTCTACAGCCTGGAGGAGGGCGCTACGGAGTCGGTCATCGAGGTCGAGTGCCGGCTGCCCGCCGCCGACATCCAGGTGTTCGCGGTGGAAGAGTTTCTCGCCAGCCTGATGGTCTATGGCCGTGCCTTGATCGGTACCGAGTTCCGGCCTCTGCGCTTCGAGTTCACCCATGGCGCACCGCGTTACCTGGAAACGTACACGCGCCTGCTGGGGCCCAATGTCGCCTTTGGCTGCCTGCACAATCGCATGGTGATTGCCAGCCATTGGCTGGACCAGCCGCTGCCCGGGCACCAGCCCGTCGCCTTGCGCCAGGCGCTCAAGCTGCTGGAGCTGGAGTGCGCGCCGGTGCAGGAGAAGGCAAGCCTGCTGCAGGCCGTGGAGCGCGCCATTGTCCGCGACCTGCAGCATGGCTGTCGCATCGACAAGGTGGCCAGCGACTTGAACATGAGCAGCCGCACCTTGCGCCGGCACCTGGTCGAGCACGGCATCACCTTCGACGGCCTGCAGGAACAGGTACGCCAGGCCCGGGCCACCAGCCTGCTGGGTAATCCGCGCATGCCCATCGAGCGCGTCGCCGAGGCGCTGGGCTACAGCGACGTGCGTGGTTTCCGCCGGGCGTTCAAGCGCTGGACCGGGTTGAGCCCATCAGCGTGGCGGGAAAATGCACCAGCCTTAAGATCAACGCTGCACCTGTAG
- a CDS encoding SphA family protein, whose product MNPTRLTCACTLASLLALPAHATENGVDNIGPGTDGFFVLPLGVDQLPDHMFAFNLYYNHYQARKLDISSLGGKVPQVKITSDAIIPRLDYLSPLRVFGGRLGGYVAQPYLRQQVAMFGQHSRRESQGDVTLAPIILWDMGPDLTLATALEITLPTGDYDATRMANTSNNFYTYKPLVSATWLPSERTELSVKATYSFNKENPDTDYRSGQLFHFDYSASYRVTDNLRLGVNGYYLKQTTDDKQFGRTVSFMGEDVDDGVRGQVFAIGPAVHFTFLKYASIEARWAKEFAVQNRPEGEMLWVKLSLPFSL is encoded by the coding sequence ATGAACCCGACCCGCCTCACCTGCGCCTGCACCCTGGCGTCGCTGCTCGCACTCCCGGCCCATGCCACCGAAAACGGCGTGGACAACATTGGCCCCGGCACCGACGGCTTCTTCGTCCTGCCGCTGGGGGTCGACCAGTTGCCGGACCATATGTTCGCCTTCAACCTCTACTACAACCACTACCAGGCGCGGAAACTGGACATCAGTTCGCTCGGCGGCAAGGTGCCCCAGGTGAAGATCACCTCCGACGCGATCATCCCGCGGCTGGACTACCTCAGCCCGCTGCGCGTGTTCGGCGGGCGCCTCGGCGGCTATGTGGCGCAACCCTACCTGCGCCAGCAGGTGGCGATGTTCGGCCAGCACAGCCGCCGCGAGAGCCAGGGCGACGTCACCCTCGCGCCGATCATCCTCTGGGACATGGGCCCGGACCTCACCCTCGCCACGGCCCTGGAGATCACCCTGCCCACCGGTGACTACGACGCCACGCGCATGGCCAACACCAGCAACAACTTCTACACCTACAAGCCATTAGTGTCGGCGACCTGGCTGCCCAGCGAGCGCACGGAACTCTCGGTCAAGGCCACCTACAGCTTCAACAAGGAAAACCCCGACACCGACTACCGCTCCGGCCAGCTGTTCCACTTCGACTACTCGGCCAGCTACCGGGTGACCGACAACCTGCGCCTTGGGGTGAACGGCTATTACCTGAAGCAGACCACCGACGACAAACAGTTCGGCCGCACCGTCAGTTTCATGGGCGAGGACGTGGACGATGGCGTGCGCGGCCAGGTGTTCGCCATCGGCCCGGCCGTGCATTTCACCTTTCTCAAGTACGCCAGCATCGAGGCGCGCTGGGCCAAGGAGTTCGCGGTGCAGAACCGCCCGGAGGGCGAGATGCTGTGGGTCAAGCTGAGCCTGCCCTTCAGTCTGTGA
- a CDS encoding ATP-grasp domain-containing protein has translation MQLIVFCPPDIIFQHSAASWASAIGPGGMLVSSDIQAEEIAAHLGGKVEYRLFEHYQDNPLVEVDVCALVWELEAPLCVALDEADVLRVARINDRLGVSMGAEGRAMFYRDKFFMKQRARNCGLAIADMAPLANATEALRFSEQFGFPLVIKPRHGRGWSGVEVIEDMAGLRHWLSQRTASTFHNLMIESHVRGDHYLVDGLYIEGRPILLSPARVIATSLDCRAGKPCSLYMLDAGNPVRDELLRYARALVEEVLPSEPTLLFQLEVRVTEDGEIALCQIAMHQGDAFTHLELEQAWGLDLRMTYLRALRDAGYRPQPVPEPRLRVGHLSIAPRVGLRLDVPGECPLEGVLACRVSARRMVGAGEGEVFSATVSGPDESTLRARLEQVGHWFDRHCGSMNR, from the coding sequence ATGCAACTCATCGTTTTCTGCCCTCCCGACATCATCTTCCAGCACAGCGCCGCGAGCTGGGCCAGCGCCATCGGCCCAGGCGGCATGCTGGTAAGCAGCGATATCCAGGCCGAGGAAATCGCTGCGCACCTGGGGGGCAAGGTCGAGTACCGGTTGTTCGAGCATTACCAGGACAACCCCCTGGTCGAGGTGGACGTCTGCGCACTGGTATGGGAACTCGAAGCCCCGTTGTGCGTGGCGCTGGACGAGGCTGACGTGCTGCGCGTGGCGCGGATCAACGACCGCCTGGGTGTCAGCATGGGCGCCGAAGGGCGCGCCATGTTCTACCGCGACAAGTTCTTCATGAAGCAGCGCGCCAGGAATTGCGGGCTGGCCATCGCCGACATGGCGCCGCTGGCCAATGCCACCGAAGCGCTGCGCTTTAGCGAGCAGTTCGGCTTTCCGCTGGTGATCAAGCCACGCCATGGTCGAGGCTGGAGTGGCGTCGAGGTGATCGAGGACATGGCCGGGCTGCGCCATTGGCTGTCGCAGCGAACCGCCAGCACCTTTCACAACCTGATGATCGAGAGCCATGTGCGTGGCGATCACTATCTGGTCGATGGCCTGTACATCGAGGGGCGCCCGATCCTACTGTCACCGGCCCGGGTGATCGCTACCTCGCTGGACTGTCGCGCCGGCAAGCCGTGTAGCCTGTACATGCTCGATGCCGGCAACCCGGTGCGCGATGAGCTGCTGCGCTATGCGCGGGCGCTGGTCGAGGAGGTGCTGCCCTCCGAACCGACCCTGCTGTTCCAGCTGGAGGTGCGGGTGACCGAGGACGGTGAAATCGCCCTGTGCCAGATCGCGATGCACCAGGGCGATGCCTTCACCCACCTTGAACTCGAGCAGGCCTGGGGCCTGGACCTGCGCATGACGTACCTGCGTGCGCTGCGTGATGCGGGCTATCGCCCGCAACCTGTGCCCGAGCCACGCTTGCGGGTTGGTCATTTGAGTATTGCGCCGCGTGTGGGCCTGCGCTTGGATGTGCCGGGCGAGTGTCCGCTGGAGGGGGTGCTGGCCTGCCGTGTTTCGGCCCGGCGGATGGTCGGCGCAGGGGAGGGCGAAGTGTTCAGTGCCACTGTCAGCGGGCCGGACGAGAGTACCCTGCGGGCCAGGCTGGAACAGGTTGGGCACTGGTTCGACCGGCACTGCGGGTCGATGAATCGGTGA
- the glsB gene encoding glutaminase B, which yields MQALLQEILDHVHPLLAQGQVAQYIPALAQVDPNQLGIAVQSLDGQLHCAGDAHTPFSIQSISKVFSLVQAINHSGEDIWSRLGYEPSGQAFNSLVQLEVEKGRPRNPFINAGALVICDINQSRYATPTLSMRDFVRRLSANPRIVSDAVVAESEYEHRARNAAMAYLMQAFGNFHNDVDAVLRSYFHHCALSMSCVDVARGFAFLANGGLCPHSGEQVLSRRQAQQVNAIMATSGLYDEAGNFAYRVGLPGKSGVGGGIVAVVPGRYSICVWSPALNASGNSLAGLRALELLSERMTGSVFSAIS from the coding sequence ATGCAAGCATTACTGCAAGAGATCCTCGACCACGTCCACCCCCTGCTCGCCCAGGGCCAGGTGGCGCAATACATCCCCGCCCTCGCCCAGGTCGACCCGAACCAGCTGGGCATCGCCGTGCAGAGCCTGGACGGCCAGTTGCACTGCGCCGGAGACGCGCATACGCCCTTCTCGATCCAGAGCATTTCCAAGGTGTTCAGCCTGGTGCAGGCGATCAACCACAGCGGTGAGGACATCTGGTCACGCCTGGGCTACGAGCCGTCCGGGCAGGCGTTCAACTCGCTGGTGCAGCTGGAGGTGGAAAAGGGCCGCCCGCGCAACCCGTTCATCAATGCCGGCGCCCTGGTGATCTGCGACATCAACCAGTCGCGCTACGCCACCCCGACCCTGTCGATGCGCGACTTCGTCCGCCGCCTGTCCGCCAACCCGCGCATCGTCAGCGACGCAGTGGTGGCCGAGTCCGAATACGAGCACCGGGCGCGCAATGCCGCCATGGCCTACCTGATGCAGGCCTTCGGCAATTTCCACAACGATGTCGACGCGGTGCTGCGCAGCTACTTCCACCATTGCGCGCTGTCGATGAGCTGCGTCGACGTGGCCCGTGGCTTCGCCTTCCTGGCCAACGGCGGCCTCTGCCCGCACAGTGGCGAACAGGTGCTGAGCCGGCGCCAGGCGCAACAGGTGAACGCGATCATGGCCACCAGCGGGTTGTACGACGAAGCCGGCAACTTCGCCTACCGCGTGGGCCTGCCCGGCAAAAGCGGCGTGGGCGGTGGCATCGTCGCGGTGGTGCCGGGGCGCTACAGCATCTGCGTGTGGTCGCCGGCACTGAATGCCTCGGGCAACTCGCTGGCCGGGTTGCGGGCGCTGGAGCTGCTGAGCGAGCGGATGACCGGCTCGGTGTTCTCGGCAATCTCCTGA
- a CDS encoding D-arabinono-1,4-lactone oxidase yields MALSANPVLAQMLRAPRLIPWRNWSGGQSCLPLARLAPQSLDELAQVVRDAPGKVRPVGSGHSFSGLVPTDGTLVSLSYFNGLLGHDPATLQAEFAAGTPMSAMGAALKAVGQALPNMADIDYQTLAGALATSTHGTGVGFGSYSSQVTGLQLVTAAGEVLDCDSLQHPQVFDAARVSLGALGVATKVRLQNRGAFRLRERQWIARTEELLEDVHKHTRENQHWEMLVITHSDYALAVALNETSDPATPAQDPAKEGGNEFVTLIEKLDKYGSDFPAARRALLNSLRHLASFDERVGDSHEIFANVRNVRFNEMEYAVPAEHGPACLREILALIRERDLRTWFPIEYRYVKADDIPLSMFEGRDSCSISVHQHYSMDHHNFFAAIEPVFWKYAGRPHWGKLHTLNARTLQPLYPRWKAFSEVRQALDPQGKFLNAHLASILGVA; encoded by the coding sequence ATGGCGCTTTCCGCTAACCCGGTGCTGGCGCAGATGCTGCGCGCGCCGCGCCTGATTCCGTGGCGCAACTGGTCGGGCGGGCAGAGCTGCCTGCCCTTGGCGCGCCTGGCGCCGCAGAGCCTGGACGAGCTGGCGCAGGTGGTGCGCGATGCTCCCGGCAAGGTGCGCCCGGTTGGCTCGGGGCACTCCTTCAGCGGCCTGGTGCCCACCGACGGCACGCTGGTTTCGCTCAGCTATTTCAATGGCTTGCTGGGGCATGACCCCGCCACCCTGCAGGCCGAGTTCGCCGCCGGTACACCCATGTCGGCGATGGGCGCGGCGCTCAAGGCGGTCGGCCAGGCGCTGCCGAACATGGCCGATATCGACTACCAGACCCTGGCCGGCGCGCTCGCCACCTCGACCCATGGCACCGGCGTCGGGTTCGGCTCGTATTCTTCGCAGGTCACCGGCCTGCAACTGGTCACGGCGGCCGGCGAGGTGCTCGACTGCGACAGCCTACAGCATCCACAAGTGTTCGACGCCGCGCGGGTGTCGCTGGGCGCCCTTGGCGTGGCGACCAAGGTGCGCCTGCAGAACCGGGGGGCCTTCCGCCTGCGCGAGCGCCAATGGATCGCCCGCACCGAGGAGTTGCTGGAGGACGTGCACAAGCACACCCGCGAGAACCAGCACTGGGAAATGCTGGTGATCACCCATTCCGATTACGCGTTGGCCGTTGCCCTCAATGAAACCAGCGATCCAGCCACCCCCGCGCAGGATCCGGCCAAGGAGGGTGGCAATGAATTCGTCACCCTGATCGAGAAGCTCGACAAGTACGGCAGCGACTTTCCCGCCGCGCGCCGGGCGCTGCTCAACAGCCTGCGCCACCTCGCCAGTTTCGACGAGCGGGTCGGCGATTCCCATGAGATCTTCGCCAATGTACGCAATGTGCGCTTCAACGAGATGGAGTACGCCGTGCCCGCGGAGCACGGCCCGGCCTGCCTGCGGGAAATCCTCGCGCTGATCCGCGAGCGCGACCTGCGCACCTGGTTCCCCATCGAGTACCGCTACGTGAAGGCCGACGACATCCCGCTGAGCATGTTCGAAGGGCGCGACAGCTGCTCGATTTCCGTGCACCAGCACTACAGCATGGACCACCACAACTTCTTCGCCGCCATCGAGCCGGTCTTCTGGAAGTACGCCGGCCGGCCGCACTGGGGCAAGCTGCACACGCTCAATGCGCGCACCCTGCAACCGCTGTACCCGCGCTGGAAGGCCTTCAGCGAGGTGCGCCAGGCGCTGGACCCGCAAGGCAAGTTCCTCAACGCCCACCTGGCCTCGATCCTGGGCGTGGCCTGA
- a CDS encoding heme-degrading domain-containing protein yields the protein MALAEDLALLVRQEEVLQFKHFDEDVAWQLGALLQRRAEAEGWLVVIDIRRFERPLFLAARPGVTPHNHDWIRRKCNTVQRFLCSSYRIGHQLAIDQKDLTQRYNLSPVDYASAGGGFPITVQGAGVIGSVAVSGLPERQDHQAIIDALCTLLGHDRAALSLAPVGKFANAKGKVVAVSG from the coding sequence ATGGCACTGGCCGAAGATCTGGCGCTGCTGGTCCGCCAGGAAGAGGTGCTGCAGTTCAAGCACTTCGACGAAGACGTGGCCTGGCAACTGGGCGCTCTCCTGCAACGGCGGGCCGAGGCCGAAGGCTGGCTGGTGGTGATCGACATCCGCCGCTTCGAGCGCCCGCTGTTCCTCGCCGCCCGGCCAGGAGTGACACCGCACAATCATGACTGGATACGGCGCAAGTGCAATACGGTGCAGCGCTTCCTGTGCAGCTCCTACCGGATCGGCCATCAACTGGCCATTGACCAGAAGGACCTCACCCAACGCTACAACCTGTCGCCCGTGGATTACGCAAGCGCCGGCGGCGGCTTCCCCATCACCGTCCAAGGCGCCGGGGTGATCGGCAGCGTGGCGGTTTCCGGTTTGCCGGAGCGCCAGGACCACCAGGCCATCATCGACGCGCTGTGCACCTTGCTCGGGCATGACCGCGCGGCTTTGTCGCTGGCGCCTGTCGGCAAGTTCGCCAACGCCAAGGGCAAGGTGGTCGCCGTCAGCGGCTGA
- a CDS encoding DSD1 family PLP-dependent enzyme: MNRRKFLVGAAGAGVLLAGVGAWLRPSAQGAPHNDYFARLERELREHGPMRPVMLIDLDRLDHNIDVVTQSVHRAGKHLRLVEKSLPAPQLLEYIGRRADTRRLMAFHQPFLNHDAARFPDADILVGKPLPVRSAHLFYEQHRGPFDPARQLQWLLDTPERLGQYLALAQGLGTRLRINIELDVGLHRGGVKDHAGLEQMLALIATNPRHLAFAGFMGYDPFVGMDLPGILGSPDELFARVMALYDGFVDYARTRYPALWQADLTLNTAGSPSYRMHERERTSSEVAVGSALLKPSHFDLPSLADHQPAAFIATPVLKRTGAVQIPALDGKSALLSGWDPNLRETFFIYGGNWLAEPVSPSGLHFNGLFGRSSNQEMVNGSSAVGLKVDDQVFLRPTQSEAILLQFGDLLAVRGGRIVERWPVYS, encoded by the coding sequence ATGAACAGACGCAAGTTTCTCGTGGGCGCGGCGGGGGCCGGCGTGTTGCTGGCGGGTGTCGGCGCCTGGCTGCGGCCGAGCGCCCAGGGGGCCCCGCACAATGATTACTTCGCCCGGCTCGAACGCGAACTGCGCGAGCACGGGCCCATGCGCCCGGTGATGCTGATCGACCTCGACCGGCTGGACCACAACATCGATGTGGTGACCCAGTCGGTGCACCGCGCCGGCAAGCACCTGCGCCTGGTGGAAAAGTCGCTGCCGGCACCGCAATTGCTCGAGTACATCGGCCGGCGCGCCGACACGCGGCGGCTGATGGCGTTCCACCAACCCTTTCTCAATCATGATGCGGCGCGTTTTCCCGATGCCGATATCCTGGTCGGCAAGCCTTTGCCCGTGCGTTCGGCGCACCTGTTCTACGAACAGCACCGAGGGCCGTTCGATCCGGCCAGGCAGTTGCAGTGGTTGCTGGACACACCCGAGCGCCTGGGGCAATACCTGGCGCTGGCGCAAGGCTTGGGGACCCGGTTGCGGATCAATATCGAACTGGATGTCGGCCTGCACCGGGGGGGTGTGAAGGATCATGCGGGCCTTGAGCAGATGCTCGCGCTGATCGCCACCAACCCCCGGCACCTGGCCTTTGCCGGCTTCATGGGCTACGACCCCTTCGTTGGCATGGACCTGCCCGGGATCCTCGGCTCGCCGGACGAACTGTTCGCCAGGGTCATGGCGTTGTACGACGGTTTCGTCGATTACGCTCGCACGCGCTACCCCGCGCTGTGGCAGGCGGACCTGACCCTGAACACCGCCGGCAGCCCGAGCTACCGGATGCACGAACGGGAGCGCACCAGCAGCGAAGTGGCGGTGGGTTCGGCGCTGCTCAAGCCCAGCCATTTCGACCTGCCGTCACTGGCCGACCACCAGCCCGCTGCCTTCATCGCCACGCCGGTGCTCAAGCGCACGGGCGCGGTGCAAATCCCGGCGCTGGATGGCAAGTCGGCGCTGCTGAGCGGGTGGGACCCGAACCTGCGCGAGACGTTCTTCATCTACGGCGGCAACTGGCTGGCCGAACCGGTGTCGCCGAGTGGGTTGCACTTCAATGGATTGTTTGGGCGCAGTTCCAACCAGGAAATGGTCAACGGCTCATCGGCGGTGGGGCTGAAGGTCGACGATCAGGTGTTCCTGCGGCCGACCCAGTCCGAGGCGATACTGCTGCAGTTCGGTGACCTGCTGGCGGTACGCGGCGGGCGCATCGTCGAGCGCTGGCCGGTCTACAGCTAG